From Vagococcus jeotgali, one genomic window encodes:
- a CDS encoding septation ring formation regulator EzrA gives MNTTAWLWILLIIIIIVIAAYLVAYFMRRKNQEQLEELEKRKTALFDLPVLEEVDDVKKMHLVGQSQNTFREWNQKWIDISTISFAELESLIFEIESLNETFRFMKVKEALENANVTLTEMEKEVQEIRQGLKDLRESEERNSEAVQKALDSFEIIEKSVTATPEKYGSAYGELEKQIQNIEREFTQFVALNTAGDPMEARSVLENAEKKTYEIQKTIVEIPPLFDTLHNVFPKQLKEIKEGYESLKKDHYVFESDIVETNVEKLEEKVQSTLKNLEKLEVENVAKLNVEISKEIDHLYDIMEKEISSRTYVNEQKVRLVSFLEHVNKNNHLLMIELDHVSQSYILNNNELGRVRGFQAQIEEMEKDFKETEEKITNKAAIYSQIAAFYRESLARLKDIEQGQIEIGHAVKDFAPREREAIKKVDDYELELRMLKRYVEKQRLPGIPSSYLEFFFVTGERIEELSQELNKIRIDMNHIARLESLCEEDIKTLREKTDDLIDSAALTEQMIQYANRFRFSHPEIKQAIDRSLSLFSREHQYQDALDVISGAINKIEPGASERIRKYYFNNKEEIN, from the coding sequence ATGAATACAACAGCCTGGCTATGGATATTACTGATAATTATTATCATTGTAATAGCCGCTTACTTAGTGGCATATTTCATGCGTCGTAAAAATCAAGAACAACTGGAGGAGCTTGAAAAACGCAAGACTGCATTGTTTGATTTACCTGTTTTAGAAGAGGTAGATGACGTTAAAAAGATGCATTTAGTAGGGCAAAGCCAAAATACTTTCAGAGAATGGAACCAAAAGTGGATTGACATATCTACTATATCTTTTGCCGAGTTAGAAAGCCTTATTTTTGAAATTGAAAGTTTAAATGAAACCTTCCGTTTTATGAAAGTTAAAGAAGCATTGGAAAATGCCAATGTGACGTTAACTGAGATGGAAAAAGAAGTTCAAGAGATTCGCCAAGGACTAAAAGATTTAAGAGAGAGTGAAGAACGTAACTCTGAAGCTGTTCAAAAAGCCTTAGATTCTTTTGAAATCATTGAAAAATCTGTAACTGCAACACCTGAAAAATACGGAAGTGCTTACGGAGAACTTGAAAAACAAATTCAAAATATCGAGCGTGAATTTACACAATTTGTTGCATTAAATACGGCGGGTGACCCGATGGAAGCTCGTAGCGTACTGGAAAATGCTGAGAAGAAAACATATGAAATCCAAAAAACGATTGTTGAAATCCCTCCGTTGTTTGATACATTACACAATGTATTCCCTAAACAATTAAAGGAAATTAAAGAAGGTTACGAGTCACTTAAAAAAGACCACTATGTTTTTGAGAGTGACATCGTTGAAACTAATGTTGAAAAGCTAGAAGAAAAAGTTCAATCAACTCTTAAAAACTTAGAGAAGTTAGAAGTTGAAAATGTTGCTAAATTAAATGTTGAAATTTCAAAAGAGATTGATCATTTATATGACATTATGGAAAAAGAAATTTCATCTAGAACTTATGTAAACGAGCAAAAAGTAAGGTTAGTGAGCTTCTTAGAGCATGTTAATAAAAACAATCATTTATTAATGATTGAATTGGATCATGTGTCTCAAAGTTATATTTTAAATAACAATGAATTAGGTCGTGTTCGAGGCTTCCAAGCTCAAATTGAAGAGATGGAAAAAGATTTTAAGGAAACAGAAGAGAAAATCACTAATAAAGCTGCTATTTATTCACAAATAGCTGCCTTTTACCGCGAGAGTCTAGCCCGGTTGAAAGATATCGAACAAGGGCAAATCGAGATAGGTCATGCTGTTAAGGACTTTGCTCCAAGAGAGCGTGAAGCTATTAAGAAAGTTGATGACTATGAATTAGAATTGCGTATGTTAAAACGTTATGTTGAAAAGCAACGCTTACCTGGAATACCAAGCAGTTATTTAGAATTTTTCTTTGTAACTGGTGAGAGAATTGAAGAACTAAGCCAAGAGCTTAATAAAATAAGAATAGATATGAATCATATTGCACGCCTGGAATCACTTTGTGAGGAAGATATTAAGACATTACGTGAAAAAACGGATGACTTAATTGATAGTGCTGCTTTAACTGAACAAATGATTCAATATGCAAACCGCTTCCGTTTTTCTCATCCAGAAATTAAGCAAGCTATTGATCGTAGCTTGAGTTTATTCTCAAGAGAGCATCAATACCAAGATGCTCTAGATGTTATCTCTGGTGCTATTAATAAAATTGAACCAGGTGCATCTGAACGTATTAGAAAATATTATTTTAATAATAAAGAAGAAATCAATTAA
- a CDS encoding MetQ/NlpA family ABC transporter substrate-binding protein, which translates to MKKGLKCLALIGLVVSLAACSNNEAANKEATASHTKEDKVIKVATQAPPMTDVVLAAKDAAKKDGWDIEIVSVNDNIQYNEMLKSKEVDANFAQHKPYMEKFNEEKGADLVAIQPVYDAKVGYYSKDYKTIEELPDGMTVAIPNDVSNEGRALAMLDEQGLITLNDGVGFNGTIKDIKENPKNIEFLQVDLLNLAEAYNEKKVALVYNYPAYIAKVGLTPDDALFLENKIDTRFAISLVARQDNENSEKIQALKKAMTSQEVKDYLEKEHGNTAVPSF; encoded by the coding sequence ATGAAGAAAGGTTTGAAATGTTTAGCTTTAATAGGTTTAGTCGTAAGCTTAGCAGCTTGCTCAAATAATGAAGCAGCAAACAAAGAAGCAACTGCTAGTCATACTAAAGAGGATAAAGTTATTAAAGTGGCTACTCAAGCACCACCTATGACAGATGTTGTGTTAGCAGCTAAAGATGCTGCAAAAAAAGATGGCTGGGATATTGAAATTGTATCAGTAAATGATAATATCCAATATAATGAAATGTTAAAAAGTAAAGAAGTTGATGCTAATTTTGCACAACATAAACCTTATATGGAAAAATTTAATGAAGAAAAAGGTGCTGATTTAGTGGCTATTCAGCCGGTTTATGATGCTAAAGTAGGCTATTATTCAAAAGATTATAAAACCATTGAAGAGTTACCTGATGGCATGACAGTAGCTATTCCAAATGATGTGTCAAATGAAGGTCGTGCTTTAGCTATGTTAGATGAGCAAGGACTGATCACGTTAAATGATGGGGTTGGATTTAATGGTACCATTAAAGATATTAAAGAAAATCCAAAAAATATTGAATTTCTCCAAGTTGACCTATTGAACTTAGCAGAGGCGTATAATGAAAAAAAGGTAGCCTTAGTTTATAATTACCCAGCTTATATTGCTAAAGTTGGCTTGACACCAGATGATGCTTTGTTTTTAGAAAATAAAATTGATACTCGTTTTGCTATTAGTTTAGTTGCTAGACAAGATAATGAGAACTCTGAAAAAATTCAAGCTTTAAAAAAAGCTATGACTAGTCAAGAAGTTAAAGACTATCTTGAAAAAGAGCATGGTAATACTGCTGTGCCATCATTTTAA
- a CDS encoding methionine ABC transporter permease codes for MSHYESISYYFPELVMSLKQTLLMVSIAMGIGGGLGLLIGTQLFLSQMNQKKSLSVSYIILNSYVNVIRSFPFLLLVVALIPMTRWLVGTGFGPIAASVSLSVVSIAIYARLVEQVLLDIPVGVLELADCLGVSSWQFVYHFLWLEARSGLVLSLTSMLISLVSYSTVMGVVGGGGIGDFAIRYGYQRYETAVMYTAVTIMILIVGLIQFIGSFIAKKIDKRMDR; via the coding sequence ATGAGTCATTATGAGAGTATTAGTTATTATTTTCCTGAACTAGTGATGTCTTTAAAGCAAACACTTCTGATGGTATCCATCGCTATGGGGATTGGTGGGGGGCTTGGACTTTTAATTGGGACACAGCTTTTTTTAAGCCAGATGAATCAAAAAAAATCATTATCTGTCAGTTACATTATCCTAAATAGTTATGTTAATGTTATCCGCTCATTTCCTTTTTTGTTATTAGTGGTAGCTTTAATCCCTATGACAAGGTGGTTAGTTGGGACTGGATTTGGTCCTATTGCTGCTTCTGTCTCCCTAAGCGTTGTATCTATTGCCATATATGCTAGGTTAGTAGAGCAAGTTTTACTAGATATACCAGTAGGTGTGTTAGAGTTAGCAGATTGTTTAGGTGTGAGTTCTTGGCAGTTTGTTTATCACTTTTTATGGTTAGAAGCTAGAAGTGGATTAGTTCTAAGTTTAACGTCAATGTTAATAAGCCTTGTCTCCTACTCGACAGTTATGGGAGTAGTTGGTGGAGGAGGAATTGGTGATTTTGCGATTCGATATGGGTATCAGCGTTATGAAACAGCAGTGATGTATACAGCTGTTACGATTATGATTTTAATCGTTGGTTTGATCCAGTTTATAGGATCATTTATAGCAAAAAAAATAGATAAAAGGATGGATAGATGA